In Bacteroidota bacterium, a single window of DNA contains:
- a CDS encoding four helix bundle protein, protein MDNKEFSRELEKRTKKFAISIIRLSASLPNSPEAKVIRNQPTKSGTSIGANYREANRGRSKADFSNKIKICESEASETLYWIELIADLNMIKKETIEVIALEANELLALFTSIGKSLKL, encoded by the coding sequence ATGGATAATAAGGAATTTAGCAGGGAATTAGAAAAAAGAACAAAGAAATTTGCAATTAGCATTATAAGGCTATCTGCATCTTTACCAAATTCTCCGGAAGCCAAAGTGATTAGGAACCAGCCTACTAAGTCAGGGACGAGTATTGGTGCAAATTACAGAGAAGCTAACCGTGGAAGAAGTAAGGCTGATTTTTCGAATAAAATTAAGATTTGCGAGAGCGAGGCCAGCGAAACACTTTATTGGATTGAATTAATTGCAGATTTGAATATGATTAAGAAGGAAACAATCGAAGTGATTGCTTTAGAAGCAAATGAACTACTCGCCCTTTTTACATCAATAGGAAAATCTTTAAAACTCTAG
- a CDS encoding GtrA family protein, with product MKHLLRFQNSIIRFIDYFYPLCSRFIPNETFRYAATGGANTTLDIILYFVFYRFILDKQIVDFGFVAISPHIAAFVFVFPITFTTGFLLAKYITFTNSCLKGNIQLFRYGITVLGAILLNYGLLKLFVEEFGFYATLSKILTTLVVVTYSYFVQRFYSFKTGKFKRVVSA from the coding sequence ATGAAACATTTACTTCGTTTCCAAAATAGCATTATCAGGTTTATCGATTATTTCTACCCTCTATGCTCAAGATTCATTCCCAACGAAACTTTTAGATATGCAGCAACCGGTGGCGCCAATACTACCCTGGATATTATTCTTTACTTTGTCTTTTATCGTTTCATTCTGGATAAACAAATTGTTGACTTTGGATTTGTTGCCATTAGTCCTCATATAGCTGCTTTCGTTTTTGTATTTCCAATCACGTTTACAACTGGCTTTTTACTGGCAAAATATATTACATTCACAAATTCATGTTTAAAAGGAAATATTCAATTATTCAGATATGGCATTACTGTTTTGGGAGCAATTTTATTGAACTATGGATTATTAAAACTCTTTGTAGAAGAATTTGGCTTCTATGCAACCTTATCAAAAATCTTAACAACGTTGGTTGTTGTTACCTATAGTTATTTTGTACAGCGCTTTTATTCATTTAAAACAGGCAAATTCAAGAGAGTAGTGAGTGCCTAG
- a CDS encoding RagB/SusD family nutrient uptake outer membrane protein, with protein sequence MKKIIYSLIIFLVLAVSVSSCKKDYMNTVPTSAVSAESVTLSADNMMLALNGIHRSLYIQYSSQGEGGIFGIMILREMLGEDVVMTEAGNGWYNNAYKWVDHRNQNGGNTLYPWRVYYRIIANANVLINGYENASGDPAKIKAIVGQALVYRAWAHFELVQLYGKRYNPAGGNSQLGVPYMLVSTTEGQARNTVEEVYTQINADLDQAIINLTGYTRANRSHFNVDVAKGIKARVALVQGKYTEAATFAAAARTGYPLMNKATYKLGFNDYKIGEWMWGCTVIEDQTLYFYHFGAYMSRNFSSTNIRTNPKAMFSVLYNALPATDVRKELISVNGNTHVFPAGYGLLSSHLKRPYTSQKFLSFANADSRMDVPFMRAAEMYLIEAEAKARSGQDGAAQQVLYDLNIVRNTDYTKSASTGTALIDEIMIYRRAELWGEGFRYNDLKRLNLPLDRTGGNHRDVLNAGLFQVPAGDLRWEFLIHQSELDANPLMVQNDL encoded by the coding sequence ATGAAAAAAATAATTTATAGTTTAATCATATTTCTTGTGCTTGCCGTTAGTGTAAGTTCGTGCAAGAAAGATTACATGAACACAGTTCCAACATCCGCAGTTTCTGCCGAATCTGTTACGCTTTCGGCTGATAATATGATGCTGGCATTGAATGGGATCCACCGTTCATTGTATATCCAATACAGTTCCCAGGGAGAAGGTGGTATTTTTGGGATCATGATCCTCAGGGAAATGCTGGGCGAAGATGTTGTTATGACCGAAGCCGGCAACGGATGGTATAACAATGCCTACAAATGGGTTGATCATAGAAATCAAAATGGAGGAAATACCTTATATCCATGGAGGGTTTATTATAGAATCATTGCCAATGCCAACGTTTTGATCAATGGTTATGAAAATGCAAGCGGAGATCCTGCTAAGATCAAGGCTATTGTAGGACAGGCACTGGTTTATCGTGCATGGGCTCATTTCGAGCTTGTTCAGCTTTATGGTAAACGCTATAACCCTGCCGGAGGTAACTCTCAGCTTGGTGTTCCGTATATGCTTGTTAGTACAACCGAGGGCCAGGCCAGAAATACCGTTGAAGAGGTTTATACCCAAATCAATGCCGATTTGGATCAGGCCATTATCAATTTGACAGGTTATACCCGTGCCAACCGTTCACATTTTAATGTGGATGTGGCCAAAGGAATTAAGGCCCGTGTTGCTCTTGTTCAGGGTAAATATACTGAAGCCGCTACTTTTGCAGCTGCAGCCCGAACCGGCTATCCATTAATGAACAAAGCAACTTATAAACTTGGATTTAACGATTACAAAATAGGTGAATGGATGTGGGGTTGCACTGTAATTGAAGATCAAACCCTTTATTTCTATCATTTTGGTGCCTATATGTCAAGGAATTTCAGTTCTACCAATATCCGAACCAATCCGAAAGCAATGTTCTCAGTGTTATATAATGCACTTCCGGCAACCGATGTTCGAAAAGAATTGATAAGTGTAAACGGTAACACTCACGTTTTCCCTGCAGGATACGGACTGTTATCTTCTCACCTAAAGAGACCTTATACTTCTCAAAAGTTCCTTAGTTTTGCCAATGCCGACAGCCGAATGGATGTTCCATTTATGCGCGCTGCCGAAATGTATTTGATCGAAGCTGAAGCTAAGGCCCGTTCAGGTCAGGATGGTGCTGCACAACAAGTACTTTATGATTTGAACATTGTACGAAACACCGATTATACCAAATCTGCAAGTACAGGTACTGCATTGATCGATGAAATTATGATATACCGTCGTGCCGAACTTTGGGGCGAAGGCTTCCGTTATAATGATCTGAAACGTTTGAACCTGCCTCTTGACAGAACAGGTGGCAATCATAGAGATGTATTAAATGCAGGATTGTTCCAGGTTCCTGCAGGCGATTTACGTTGGGAATTCCTGATTCATCAATCTGAATTGGATGCCAACCCTTTGATGGTTCAAAACGACTTATAG
- a CDS encoding TonB-dependent receptor: MKRTFTIFLLFLLGMQISFAQGRVIAGKVTSATDGSTIPGVQVIVKGTTTGTTTDMNGVYNLTVPATATTLQFSYIGMKTTVVEIGNLTTINLVMEEDLLLLDEVIVVAYGSAKKGSYTGSATQINAEKMELRPLTNISSAIEGAAAGVQVTSASGQPGDGAGIRVRGYGSINASSAPLYVVDGVPFSGYVSDINMNDVESLTILKDAASTALYGNKAANGVVMITTKKGRKGKGEMSVSVSQGITSRAVPEYDRVDPLNYYVLAWEADRNQRVFTSGKTYDVANQEATDRLITNLGHNITTVANNAIVGVDGKINPSAKVNPLYDDLDWQKEIMNTGSRKNYDVSYQGGTEISDYFVSLGYLDEKGFTEMSDYQRFSGRMNVNIQPKKWLKTGLNISGANSVANQAAQGGTSYVNPFFFSRNMGGIYPVYLHNATTGEYILDANGEKIYDLGNMIELGGATRASGGSPGRHVVAETLWNEDTDKGTNLSAKTYLDINFMKDFKFTMNASFDKRNYYRIRFNNKVVGDGAPAGRGGRTSTIRTTTQLGQYLNYNKVIGDHSITAMAAHENYEYEYNYFDAFRNGLIADGNTELINFTATSSLTSYTNIYRTEGYFAFVNYDYQGKYYAAFNYRQDGSSRFYKENRWGDFWSVSAGWRIDQEAFIKDYTWINMLKLRASYGKTGNDDVGSYYPYQALYTLGRNNATEPGILQSSLPALDLVWESNNQFDIALEFGLFNKLFGTIEYYHKISENLLFAVPLPRSVGSDNIDQNIGAMFNSGLEISLDYEIVKTKDFRWSIAANVSTFKNEITKMPQEEIVSGTKKLMVGHSIYDFWLRDWYGVDPDDGAALYYANNTTASTGIRIKGNDTLTTMQNNAKYHYIDSSIPDVQGSITNKVSYKQFDLNFMLTFGIGGMFYNSDYAAIMSAGNYGRAMHTDLLNRWQNPGDITDVPRMDAAKTSDFNAASDRWLQDKSYLSLRTLQLTYNLPSQVANNWGVTRARAYISGENLFSLTSMKGLDPIESFSGTNSNYYPAARVITIGLNVTL, encoded by the coding sequence ATGAAACGAACATTTACAATTTTTTTATTATTCCTACTTGGAATGCAAATTTCATTTGCACAAGGAAGAGTAATCGCTGGTAAAGTTACCAGTGCAACTGATGGTTCTACAATTCCTGGGGTACAGGTGATTGTTAAGGGAACCACAACAGGTACAACTACCGACATGAACGGTGTTTACAATTTGACAGTACCTGCAACTGCAACTACACTCCAATTTAGTTATATTGGAATGAAAACAACTGTTGTAGAAATCGGAAACTTAACAACAATCAATTTAGTAATGGAAGAAGATTTATTGCTTCTGGATGAGGTTATTGTTGTCGCTTATGGATCCGCAAAAAAAGGTTCATATACCGGATCTGCTACACAAATCAACGCAGAAAAAATGGAATTACGTCCTCTGACAAACATTTCTTCTGCTATTGAAGGAGCTGCAGCAGGTGTCCAGGTTACTTCTGCCTCCGGACAACCGGGCGACGGTGCCGGTATCCGTGTTCGCGGTTACGGTTCTATTAATGCTTCAAGTGCACCCCTTTATGTTGTTGACGGAGTTCCTTTTTCAGGGTATGTATCCGACATTAACATGAACGATGTTGAAAGCCTTACCATTTTAAAAGACGCTGCATCTACTGCTCTTTATGGTAATAAAGCTGCAAATGGAGTGGTTATGATTACTACAAAAAAAGGTAGAAAAGGAAAAGGTGAAATGAGTGTAAGTGTTAGCCAAGGTATTACCAGTCGTGCCGTTCCTGAATACGACCGTGTTGACCCGCTTAACTATTATGTTCTGGCTTGGGAAGCAGATCGAAACCAACGTGTCTTTACCAGTGGTAAAACTTATGATGTAGCCAACCAGGAAGCTACTGATAGACTTATTACCAACCTCGGGCACAATATTACAACCGTGGCCAACAATGCCATCGTTGGAGTTGACGGGAAAATCAATCCTTCTGCTAAAGTCAATCCACTTTATGACGATCTTGACTGGCAAAAAGAAATTATGAATACCGGAAGCCGTAAAAACTACGATGTATCTTATCAAGGTGGTACCGAAATCAGCGATTACTTTGTATCATTAGGCTATCTCGACGAAAAAGGGTTTACCGAAATGTCAGACTATCAGCGTTTCAGTGGACGTATGAACGTAAATATCCAGCCAAAAAAATGGCTCAAAACTGGCTTGAACATTTCAGGTGCAAATTCGGTAGCAAATCAAGCTGCCCAAGGGGGTACTTCCTATGTCAACCCTTTCTTTTTTAGCCGAAATATGGGTGGCATTTATCCTGTTTATTTGCATAACGCTACAACCGGTGAGTACATCCTTGATGCTAATGGTGAAAAAATTTACGACCTTGGAAATATGATCGAACTTGGTGGTGCCACACGTGCTTCCGGCGGATCTCCTGGCCGACATGTTGTTGCTGAAACACTTTGGAACGAAGATACGGATAAAGGTACCAACCTGAGTGCAAAGACCTATCTGGATATCAATTTCATGAAAGATTTCAAATTTACCATGAATGCCAGTTTCGACAAACGTAATTATTATCGTATAAGATTTAACAATAAAGTTGTTGGAGACGGTGCTCCTGCCGGTCGTGGTGGCAGAACTTCCACAATCCGAACAACCACTCAATTAGGACAGTATTTAAACTATAACAAAGTTATCGGAGATCATTCTATCACTGCAATGGCTGCTCATGAGAACTACGAATATGAATACAACTATTTTGATGCATTCCGCAATGGCCTTATTGCCGACGGAAATACTGAATTAATAAACTTTACCGCTACAAGTAGTTTAACATCATATACTAACATTTACCGTACCGAAGGATATTTTGCATTTGTTAATTATGATTATCAAGGCAAATATTATGCTGCATTTAATTACCGTCAGGATGGTTCTTCCCGTTTCTATAAAGAAAACCGCTGGGGTGATTTCTGGTCAGTAAGTGCCGGATGGAGAATTGATCAGGAAGCTTTTATTAAAGATTATACTTGGATCAACATGTTAAAATTAAGGGCATCATACGGAAAAACAGGTAACGATGATGTTGGGTCCTACTATCCTTATCAGGCTTTATATACATTGGGACGTAACAATGCCACTGAACCCGGAATTTTGCAATCTTCACTTCCTGCATTGGATTTGGTTTGGGAATCAAATAATCAGTTCGACATTGCATTGGAATTTGGATTGTTCAATAAATTGTTCGGTACCATTGAATATTACCACAAAATTTCTGAAAACCTGTTGTTTGCAGTACCACTTCCTCGATCAGTTGGTAGTGATAATATTGATCAAAACATAGGTGCGATGTTCAACAGTGGTCTGGAAATTAGCCTTGACTATGAAATAGTTAAAACCAAAGACTTCAGATGGTCAATTGCTGCTAACGTATCTACGTTCAAAAACGAAATAACTAAAATGCCGCAGGAAGAAATTGTTTCAGGCACCAAAAAACTTATGGTAGGCCATTCTATCTATGATTTCTGGTTAAGAGACTGGTACGGCGTTGATCCTGATGACGGTGCTGCTTTGTATTATGCAAATAATACCACTGCCTCAACCGGAATCCGTATTAAAGGTAATGACACCCTGACCACGATGCAAAACAATGCCAAATATCATTATATTGATTCTTCAATTCCTGATGTTCAGGGCAGTATCACTAACAAGGTTTCTTATAAGCAATTTGATTTAAACTTTATGCTCACCTTCGGAATCGGAGGAATGTTCTATAATTCAGACTATGCTGCGATCATGAGTGCTGGAAACTATGGCCGTGCAATGCATACCGATTTATTGAACCGTTGGCAGAATCCTGGTGACATCACCGATGTTCCAAGAATGGATGCTGCAAAAACCAGTGATTTTAATGCTGCTTCAGACAGATGGTTACAAGACAAATCTTATTTAAGCTTAAGAACATTACAACTTACTTATAATCTACCTAGTCAGGTGGCAAATAATTGGGGCGTAACACGTGCACGTGCATACATCAGTGGTGAAAATCTGTTTTCGCTGACTTCAATGAAAGGATTGGATCCTATTGAATCTTTCAGCGGAACCAATTCAAACTATTACCCTGCTGCCCGCGTTATAACTATTGGTCTTAATGTTACATTATAA
- a CDS encoding cold shock domain-containing protein, whose amino-acid sequence MGRSQDTFNKKEVRNKKEKKRKEKEKKRIARKDNDKKGSLDDMIAYVDENGNITSEAPDPNRIKEELKLEDIEIGIPSRDNIEKMDPIRKGTVTFFNDSKGYGFIKDMETKEGIFVHINNVIDEIKEGNLVSFEVEMGHKGPTAMKVKLFK is encoded by the coding sequence ATGGGTCGATCACAAGATACCTTCAACAAAAAGGAAGTCCGAAACAAGAAAGAGAAAAAAAGAAAAGAGAAAGAGAAAAAAAGAATTGCCAGAAAAGATAATGACAAAAAGGGCAGCCTTGATGATATGATCGCTTACGTTGATGAAAATGGAAATATCACTTCTGAAGCTCCGGATCCTAACAGAATAAAGGAAGAACTTAAACTAGAGGATATCGAGATTGGAATTCCTAGTCGCGATAATATTGAAAAAATGGATCCAATCAGAAAAGGAACTGTTACCTTTTTTAACGACTCAAAAGGATACGGATTTATTAAAGACATGGAAACGAAAGAAGGAATCTTCGTGCACATAAATAATGTAATTGATGAGATAAAAGAGGGAAACCTCGTTAGTTTTGAAGTTGAAATGGGGCATAAGGGCCCAACCGCGATGAAAGTAAAGCTTTTCAAATAA
- a CDS encoding cold shock domain-containing protein — protein MTKGKVKWYNETKGFGFIESETGEDIFVHRSGLVSSYGGLQPDQEVIFEIKQGDKGLNATNVKVAN, from the coding sequence ATGACAAAAGGAAAAGTAAAATGGTACAATGAAACCAAAGGTTTTGGGTTCATTGAATCAGAAACAGGTGAGGATATATTCGTACACAGATCAGGATTGGTAAGTTCTTATGGTGGATTACAACCAGATCAGGAAGTTATATTCGAAATTAAACAAGGCGATAAGGGCCTGAATGCAACAAATGTAAAAGTGGCAAATTAA
- a CDS encoding RNA-binding protein, whose product MNIYVGNLDFKVSENDLVEIFEEFGAVSSAKIIIDKFSDRSKGFGFVTMDNDEQANKAINELHGAEFKNRDMVVNEAKPKKTDY is encoded by the coding sequence ATGAACATTTATGTAGGAAACCTTGATTTCAAGGTGAGTGAAAATGACCTGGTGGAAATTTTCGAAGAATTTGGAGCTGTTAGTTCCGCGAAAATCATCATTGATAAATTCAGTGATAGAAGCAAAGGATTTGGCTTTGTTACGATGGATAATGATGAACAGGCAAATAAAGCAATTAACGAATTGCATGGTGCTGAATTTAAAAACAGGGATATGGTTGTTAATGAAGCAAAACCAAAAAAAACAGATTATTAA
- a CDS encoding ABC transporter permease codes for MGLTIGISTCLIIFLFVYDELQFGWNLKDKDKVYRILRGREEMASITTAKLLPMLQKDVPGIEDGVRVRKSSEVISYNEIRFNEERVVFTDSNFLDFFKWDLMEGTPSTALKEPNSIVITREIAIKYFGDEQAMGKVLLIGNEGKMVVNGILEKSPDHDPIQLDFLINIEVLRSTGSSVLTSWDNNSSHTYLKLDDHLNPDTLASRIPNLVSKARNLEEVERAKYRLQPYSDIYLKSAEIGYDFYIRGDIGIVRVFLTIAILVLILACFNYMNLSTAQSTKRAKEIGLRKAIGAIKSQLIVQFLVEVFLLSLLSVISSLILVETMLPWFNDLTGKSLSLYNLNLLVLFSVLFAFLVLITLLAGFYPAFVLSRFEPVKVLKGGLMHLEVSKRGGAKIRFRQVMVVLQLASSIALIIGSILIHDQLKYAQNKDLGHDPEQLIVLTNVWTEDMAQIFKNVKTDLEQHPEIVMVSGAYNVPGENINNWSTYEVVGLKNEEVMQAAYIGVEKNFFKILGTKVLMGRDFLDNNIAEENNSCIINEAAAKLFGIENDPIGRNLSGFWDEKDRIIVGVVNNICNKSLHEAVPPVVYQIAEENYPYYYYKMLIKLHPENVSKTVGLIEKVWNTHAQIWPIKMRFISKEFENMYLAEKKVSKILNILTFLAIYISLSGLFGLIAFMAVSRRKEISIRKTLGASVLKIVYEMSKEFILLTIIANVVAWPVIYWVSLKWLERFADNVGINFSRYPIAGFIILLLVILIVGYHSVRSANKNPIDALKYE; via the coding sequence ATGGGGTTGACCATTGGAATTAGTACTTGCCTGATTATTTTTCTTTTTGTTTATGATGAACTTCAATTTGGGTGGAACTTAAAAGATAAGGACAAAGTTTATAGGATTTTAAGAGGACGTGAGGAGATGGCCTCAATTACTACGGCCAAATTATTGCCGATGCTTCAAAAGGATGTGCCGGGAATTGAAGATGGGGTAAGGGTCCGTAAATCATCTGAAGTAATTAGCTATAACGAAATTCGATTTAATGAAGAGAGGGTTGTTTTTACTGATAGTAATTTTCTCGATTTTTTTAAATGGGATTTAATGGAAGGAACTCCTTCAACGGCATTAAAAGAACCAAATTCAATAGTAATTACACGCGAAATTGCTATTAAATATTTTGGTGACGAACAAGCTATGGGCAAGGTATTATTAATTGGTAATGAAGGAAAAATGGTAGTTAACGGGATACTTGAGAAATCGCCCGATCATGATCCAATTCAGCTTGATTTTTTAATAAATATTGAAGTACTCAGAAGTACTGGTTCTTCGGTTCTCACTAGTTGGGATAATAATTCTTCGCACACTTATCTGAAATTAGATGATCATTTAAATCCGGATACTTTGGCTTCCAGAATTCCAAACCTTGTTTCAAAGGCAAGGAATTTAGAAGAAGTTGAACGGGCTAAATATCGGTTGCAGCCATATTCTGACATTTATTTGAAATCGGCTGAAATCGGCTATGATTTTTATATCCGCGGAGACATCGGAATTGTTCGCGTGTTTCTAACAATCGCCATTTTAGTTTTAATACTGGCTTGTTTTAATTATATGAACCTGTCAACTGCTCAATCTACAAAAAGAGCAAAAGAAATTGGTTTACGTAAGGCAATTGGAGCTATTAAAAGCCAGCTAATCGTCCAGTTTTTGGTTGAAGTTTTTCTGCTTAGCTTGTTATCGGTCATTTCATCCTTAATTTTGGTAGAAACAATGTTGCCTTGGTTCAATGACTTAACAGGGAAAAGCTTATCCCTTTACAACCTTAATTTACTTGTTTTGTTTAGTGTGTTATTCGCATTTTTAGTGTTAATTACTTTGCTTGCAGGATTCTATCCCGCCTTTGTTTTGTCTAGGTTTGAGCCGGTAAAAGTGCTAAAAGGTGGACTTATGCATCTTGAGGTTTCGAAAAGGGGAGGAGCGAAAATCAGGTTCAGGCAAGTGATGGTGGTTCTACAATTAGCGAGTTCAATAGCATTGATTATTGGTTCAATATTGATACATGATCAGTTAAAGTATGCACAGAATAAGGATTTGGGACATGATCCGGAGCAATTGATAGTATTAACCAATGTGTGGACCGAGGATATGGCTCAAATATTTAAAAATGTAAAAACTGATCTTGAGCAACATCCAGAAATTGTTATGGTCAGCGGTGCTTACAATGTGCCGGGCGAAAATATCAATAATTGGTCAACATACGAAGTTGTTGGTTTAAAAAATGAAGAAGTAATGCAAGCCGCTTATATTGGAGTTGAAAAGAACTTTTTTAAGATACTGGGGACAAAAGTATTGATGGGAAGGGATTTTCTGGATAATAATATTGCAGAAGAAAATAATTCTTGCATTATTAATGAAGCTGCTGCAAAATTGTTTGGTATTGAAAACGATCCAATTGGAAGGAACCTGAGTGGATTTTGGGATGAGAAAGACAGAATTATAGTTGGTGTGGTAAATAATATTTGTAATAAATCATTGCATGAAGCCGTACCTCCAGTTGTATACCAAATTGCAGAAGAAAACTATCCTTATTATTATTATAAAATGTTAATCAAATTACATCCTGAAAATGTTTCTAAAACGGTTGGTTTGATTGAGAAAGTCTGGAATACACATGCACAAATATGGCCCATTAAAATGCGTTTTATCAGTAAAGAATTTGAAAATATGTATTTGGCTGAAAAAAAGGTTTCAAAGATTCTCAATATCCTTACATTTTTGGCTATTTATATTTCTTTATCAGGTTTATTCGGATTAATCGCATTTATGGCGGTATCTCGGCGAAAAGAAATTAGTATCAGAAAGACACTTGGGGCTTCTGTTTTGAAAATTGTTTATGAAATGAGCAAGGAGTTTATTCTCCTGACCATCATTGCAAATGTGGTTGCGTGGCCTGTTATTTATTGGGTTTCGCTAAAATGGCTCGAGCGTTTTGCCGATAATGTTGGAATTAATTTTTCAAGATACCCAATTGCGGGCTTCATAATCCTATTGCTTGTAATACTAATTGTTGGTTATCATTCGGTTCGATCCGCTAATAAAAATCCGATTGATGCCTTAAAATACGAGTAG
- a CDS encoding insulinase family protein — MKKLIYTLFILFLAITVNAQLDRTVRPKAGPAPKIQLGDYNLFTLDNGLKVIVVENHKNPKITYQLSLDIDPILEKDKAGYISMTGNLLRAGTTSKTKAEIDQAIDFIGASLITYSTGISGSVLTKHSNVFLDIMSDVLYHPSFPEDELDKLKKQNTSGIQFGKNDANSIANNINSVITYGKAHPYGEIMTEKSIEGITIDECKNYYNTYFKPNIAYLIIVGDITLKEAKKQANQYFGSWKKADVPTHSFEFPTVNKTPRVIVSNRDGAVQSLIMVSYPLDYKPGNPDAIKGNVLNAIFGGSGTSTRINANLREDKAYTYGGYSSLNTDKLVGSFNASAEVKGEATDSAMVELLYEMNRIITEPVSNEELEKVKSKMNGSFARSLESPSTIAGFALNIEKYQLPKDYYATYLEKLSKVTVADMQEMAAKYLKPENANIIAVGNADELMKTMARFSKSGKVEQFDFYGNPVKKMDTPSDLSGMDIINKYIDAIGGREKLLQIKDITIKSGMTMQGMNLEINMYQKTPNKMVVETLMGGNMLSKSVFNGEKAKVKSPMGEQELTGSDLEDMKVQSTLNAELYLSEMGITVELKGAEDVDGKAAWKVQVTAPSGKTSVDFYDQETGLKVKSVAQQGQMSVTTLLSDYREVEGVLFPFKMNQSMGPQSFDVLVKSIEVNKGIDDKIFEL; from the coding sequence AGCTCGATAGAACCGTAAGACCAAAAGCAGGACCGGCACCAAAAATCCAGTTGGGCGATTATAATTTATTTACCCTCGACAATGGATTAAAAGTAATCGTAGTTGAAAACCATAAAAATCCTAAAATCACCTATCAGCTCAGCCTCGACATCGACCCAATTCTTGAAAAAGACAAAGCAGGCTATATTTCCATGACCGGAAATCTGTTAAGGGCAGGTACCACTAGCAAGACAAAAGCTGAGATCGATCAGGCAATTGATTTTATCGGTGCATCTTTAATCACCTATTCAACAGGAATTTCAGGCTCAGTTTTGACAAAACACAGTAATGTGTTTCTTGATATTATGAGTGATGTTTTATATCATCCTTCTTTTCCTGAAGATGAATTGGATAAACTTAAAAAACAAAACACTTCAGGTATCCAATTTGGTAAAAACGATGCGAATTCAATTGCAAATAATATTAACTCAGTAATAACCTATGGAAAAGCTCATCCTTATGGTGAAATAATGACTGAAAAATCTATTGAAGGAATTACCATTGATGAATGCAAAAATTATTATAATACTTATTTCAAACCCAATATTGCTTATTTAATTATTGTAGGAGATATTACGCTAAAAGAAGCAAAAAAGCAAGCCAATCAATATTTTGGCAGCTGGAAAAAGGCAGATGTCCCGACTCATTCTTTTGAGTTTCCAACTGTAAATAAAACTCCACGAGTTATAGTTTCTAACAGGGACGGTGCAGTTCAATCGCTAATTATGGTCAGCTATCCTTTAGATTACAAACCAGGAAATCCGGATGCTATCAAAGGAAATGTGTTAAATGCTATTTTTGGTGGAAGTGGTACCTCTACACGTATTAATGCAAATTTAAGAGAAGATAAAGCTTATACTTATGGCGGTTATTCTTCGCTCAATACTGACAAACTTGTTGGATCATTTAACGCATCAGCTGAAGTAAAAGGTGAAGCTACCGACAGTGCAATGGTTGAGTTACTCTATGAAATGAACCGAATAATCACTGAACCGGTTTCCAATGAAGAATTAGAGAAAGTAAAAAGCAAAATGAATGGATCTTTTGCGCGATCGCTTGAAAGTCCATCAACCATAGCAGGTTTTGCCTTAAATATTGAAAAATATCAGCTCCCAAAAGATTATTATGCTACTTATCTGGAAAAACTCAGCAAAGTTACCGTAGCTGATATGCAGGAAATGGCAGCTAAATACCTGAAGCCGGAAAACGCCAATATTATTGCCGTCGGAAATGCTGATGAGCTTATGAAAACCATGGCAAGATTTTCGAAAAGCGGCAAAGTTGAACAATTTGACTTTTATGGAAATCCGGTTAAAAAAATGGATACCCCTAGTGATTTAAGTGGAATGGATATTATTAATAAATATATTGATGCGATTGGTGGTAGAGAGAAACTTTTACAAATAAAAGATATCACCATAAAATCAGGAATGACGATGCAAGGCATGAACCTTGAAATTAACATGTATCAAAAAACGCCCAACAAAATGGTTGTTGAAACGTTGATGGGAGGAAATATGCTCTCGAAATCTGTTTTTAACGGCGAAAAAGCTAAAGTCAAAAGTCCGATGGGCGAGCAAGAATTAACAGGTTCTGACTTAGAAGACATGAAGGTTCAATCAACCTTAAATGCAGAATTGTATTTATCGGAGATGGGCATCACGGTCGAATTAAAAGGTGCAGAAGATGTTGATGGCAAAGCTGCATGGAAAGTACAAGTAACCGCTCCTTCCGGAAAAACTTCGGTTGATTTTTACGATCAGGAAACTGGGCTAAAGGTAAAATCGGTTGCCCAACAAGGACAAATGAGCGTTACCACCCTACTTTCAGATTATCGCGAAGTTGAAGGGGTTTTATTTCCGTTTAAAATGAACCAATCTATGGGCCCGCAATCTTTTGATGTACTTGTTAAATCAATTGAAGTGAATAAAGGAATCGATGATAAAATATTTGAATTGTAA